The Thalassotalea agarivorans region GCTAGCTTTATTGCCTCTTTGGCAATGTCTACACCGTAAACGTGTTCCGCTAATGCTTGATGCCTTTGGGTATAATAACCCTCGCCACACCCCGCATCTAATACATTGGTTAAAGGCCCATGCTGACTGGCTATTTGTGTAATTTTATCCGCTAGTGGTTGATAATATCCGTTACCTAAAAAAGCACGTCTTGCCATCACCATAGCTTTGTTGTCACCTGGTGCTTTAGACTTTTTAAATTGCACCGGCAACAAGTTAACGTAACCTTCTTTAGCTCTGTCAAAACAGTGGTTTTGTTGGCACTTAAATGTAGTACCTTGAAGTGTTAATGGCTGTGCACAAAGCGGGCAGGAATAGTTGGCTGTAGACATAGGTAAGGAAAATATTAGATTTGTTGTTATTTTACCTAAAGCCAATAAAAAAGCGACCCTAAGGTCGCTTTATCAGCAGTGCCTAATAGGCATCATTATGGACAGACTGTACCGCTCTGCCTGAAGGATCTGCCATATTAGCAAATGCTTCATCCCAGGCTAATGCCTGCGGTGTAGAACAGGCGACCGATTTACCGCCTGGGACACATTCAGCGGCGCTCACTAATGGGAAGTGCTCTTCAAAAACACTACGATAGAAATACGCTTCTTTGGTATCAGGCGTATTGATCGGGAATTTGAATGCGGCATTTTCTAATTGTTGGTCGCTCACTTGTGCTTCGACAAACTCTTTTAAAGAATCGATCCATGAATAACCAACGCCATCAGAGAACTGCTCTTTTTGGCGCCACAATATCTCTTCTGGTAAATAACCTTCAAATGCACTTCGTAGAATGCCTTTTTCTATTTTTCCGTTGCCACACATTTTATCTGCTGGGTTCAATCGCATAGCCACATCCATGAAGTTTTTATCTAGGAAAGGCACACGAGCTTCTACACCCCAAGCGGACATTGCTTTGTTTGCGCGCAAGCAATCAAACATATGTAACTTACTTAACTTACGTAACGTTTCTTCATGAAACTCTTGAGCATTTGGCGCTTTGTGGAAATACAAATAACCACCAAAAATTTCATCAGCGCCTTCACCTGACAATACCATTTTGATGCCCATCGCTTTTATTTTACGCGCCATTAAGTACATTGGCGTGGAGGCACGAATCGTGGTCACATCATAGGTTTCTAGGTGATAAATAACCTCCTTTAAGGCATCTATACCTTCTTGCACCGTAAAGTGAATACTGTGATGTATAGTGCCAATAGAGTCGGCAACTTTTTGTGCTGCATCAAGATCCGGTGAGCCTT contains the following coding sequences:
- the asnB gene encoding asparagine synthase B, whose translation is MCSIFCILDIKGDALALRPKAIEYSRLLRHRGPDWSGVYHNDNAILVHERLAIVDTENGAQPLYNENRNHILAVNGEIYNHKTLAKALTVDYAFQTHSDCEVILPLYEEKGAQFVDDLQGMFAFVLYDETYNRYIVARDHIGIIPLYTGYDEDGNFYVASEMKALMPICKTVEEFPPGHVLDSSIGELQPYYQRDWHEFSAVENNTSSESELKTALEDSVKSHLMTDVPYGVLLSGGLDSSLVSAITQKFAARRVEENDLSDAWWPKVHSFAVGLKGSPDLDAAQKVADSIGTIHHSIHFTVQEGIDALKEVIYHLETYDVTTIRASTPMYLMARKIKAMGIKMVLSGEGADEIFGGYLYFHKAPNAQEFHEETLRKLSKLHMFDCLRANKAMSAWGVEARVPFLDKNFMDVAMRLNPADKMCGNGKIEKGILRSAFEGYLPEEILWRQKEQFSDGVGYSWIDSLKEFVEAQVSDQQLENAAFKFPINTPDTKEAYFYRSVFEEHFPLVSAAECVPGGKSVACSTPQALAWDEAFANMADPSGRAVQSVHNDAY